One window of the Cataglyphis hispanica isolate Lineage 1 chromosome 13, ULB_Chis1_1.0, whole genome shotgun sequence genome contains the following:
- the LOC126854246 gene encoding pentatricopeptide repeat-containing protein 2, mitochondrial-like isoform X2 — protein MAATMRSLMRLNVKLASNTCLKYNFLNSCRFIYSEESLGLLGYKNACLNFRNQFLNMENTFRTKMQEFENFFNQIISYQIFLSLLYKHGKYTEMRDVFDIIKIKILDFDRYPGNTLILVMAACYKENTPETLEYALNLWNEINAKGFTFQRRASTFLAALAINQDSSHIAIEILTSIKEVRYIDIRCLKVMAFKNLKRFTAIVPIFKKSLDFDKLNVRKEKYFRDVIEKLEESMAKENIPADFELYKLITLLKDNDHILSDTLEDHLVSEITVNPIKRTQRGLNAFQSNVSQRPQSFSRNRLVYCPIFCKYAPKL, from the exons ATGGCGGCGACAATGAGGAGTCTTATGAGGCTCAATGTAAAACTGGCCAGCAATACTTGTCTGAAATACAATTTCCTAAATT CATGTAGATTCATATATTCTGAAGAAAGTCTGGGTCTACTAGGCTATAAAAATGCATGTTTAAACTTCcgcaatcaatttttaaatatggagAATACATTCCGTACTAAGATGCAGGAG tttgaaaatttcttcaatcaaataattagTTATCAGATTTTCTTATCTCTGCTATATAAACATGGAAAATACACAGAAATGAGAGATGTgttcgatataattaaaattaaaattctagatTTTGATAGATATCCAGGGAATACTTTGATATTAGTTATGGCTGCTTGTTACAAAGag AATACACCAGAAACATTGGAATATGCTCTAAATCTCTGGAACGAAATAAACGCCAAAGGATTTACATTTCAGCGTAGAGCCAGCACATTTTTAGCAGCTCTAGCCATTAATCAAGATTCATCTCACATAGCTATAGAAATTCTAACTTCAATAAAAGAAGTccgatatattgatataagatGTTTGAAAGTTATGGCATTTAAAAACTTGAAGAGATTCACTGCGATAGTtcctattttcaaaaaatcattaGACTTTGATAAGCTAAATGTtcggaaagaaaaatatttcagagatGTA ATTGAAAAGTTGGAGGAGTCTATGGCGAAGGAGAATATTCCTGCAGACTTTGAGCTTTATAAGTTGATTACTCTGTTGAAGGACAACGATCATATCTTATCTGat aCCTTGGAAGATCATCTCGTCTCTGAAATAACAGTTAATCCAATAAAACGTACTCAACGGGGGTTGAATGCTTTTCAATCTAATGTTTCACAACGACCGCAATCATTCTCGCGTAATAGACTAGTATATTGTCCaatcttttgtaaatatgctccaaaattgtaa
- the LOC126854246 gene encoding pentatricopeptide repeat-containing protein 2, mitochondrial-like isoform X1 yields MAATMRSLMRLNVKLASNTCLKYNFLNSCRFIYSEESLGLLGYKNACLNFRNQFLNMENTFRTKMQEVCNSESGQIFTEDLKSMLYLAQKKPEDIELLVRMIAKFNSQNKKLRFNIFIIGPLIMRTFYYLDEPDLAFTTFKHFQFENFFNQIISYQIFLSLLYKHGKYTEMRDVFDIIKIKILDFDRYPGNTLILVMAACYKENTPETLEYALNLWNEINAKGFTFQRRASTFLAALAINQDSSHIAIEILTSIKEVRYIDIRCLKVMAFKNLKRFTAIVPIFKKSLDFDKLNVRKEKYFRDVIEKLEESMAKENIPADFELYKLITLLKDNDHILSDTLEDHLVSEITVNPIKRTQRGLNAFQSNVSQRPQSFSRNRLVYCPIFCKYAPKL; encoded by the exons ATGGCGGCGACAATGAGGAGTCTTATGAGGCTCAATGTAAAACTGGCCAGCAATACTTGTCTGAAATACAATTTCCTAAATT CATGTAGATTCATATATTCTGAAGAAAGTCTGGGTCTACTAGGCTATAAAAATGCATGTTTAAACTTCcgcaatcaatttttaaatatggagAATACATTCCGTACTAAGATGCAGGAGGTATGCAACTCAGAGTCAGGTCAAATTTTCACAGAAGACCTGAAGTCCATGTTGTACTTAGCACAGAAAAAGCCCGAAGATATTGAATTGCTTGTCAGGATGATAGCAAAGTTTAATAGTCAAAACAAAAAActgagatttaatatttttatcattggtCCTCTGATAATGCGTACTTTTTACTATCTTGATGAACCAGATCTTGCGTTTACTACTTTCAAACATTTCcagtttgaaaatttcttcaatcaaataattagTTATCAGATTTTCTTATCTCTGCTATATAAACATGGAAAATACACAGAAATGAGAGATGTgttcgatataattaaaattaaaattctagatTTTGATAGATATCCAGGGAATACTTTGATATTAGTTATGGCTGCTTGTTACAAAGag AATACACCAGAAACATTGGAATATGCTCTAAATCTCTGGAACGAAATAAACGCCAAAGGATTTACATTTCAGCGTAGAGCCAGCACATTTTTAGCAGCTCTAGCCATTAATCAAGATTCATCTCACATAGCTATAGAAATTCTAACTTCAATAAAAGAAGTccgatatattgatataagatGTTTGAAAGTTATGGCATTTAAAAACTTGAAGAGATTCACTGCGATAGTtcctattttcaaaaaatcattaGACTTTGATAAGCTAAATGTtcggaaagaaaaatatttcagagatGTA ATTGAAAAGTTGGAGGAGTCTATGGCGAAGGAGAATATTCCTGCAGACTTTGAGCTTTATAAGTTGATTACTCTGTTGAAGGACAACGATCATATCTTATCTGat aCCTTGGAAGATCATCTCGTCTCTGAAATAACAGTTAATCCAATAAAACGTACTCAACGGGGGTTGAATGCTTTTCAATCTAATGTTTCACAACGACCGCAATCATTCTCGCGTAATAGACTAGTATATTGTCCaatcttttgtaaatatgctccaaaattgtaa